The Roseibium sp. Sym1 nucleotide sequence TTACCGTGCTGGTCGGTGGCGGTTTTGCGCATAACCTGCTGACGACCACAACGGTGACGAGCGGTGACGAAACGGGCGCCATGCTCGGCGTCGCGTCGGGAACCATTGTCGGTCCCAGCACCCATGTCACCAGCTCCGTCAACGTGTTCATGGGGGTTTCCCCGGCAACGCGCCTGACCGACACCACCATCCAGAATTCGACCAATTCCGCCGGAATGACCCTGACCCCGGCACAGTTCACTTGCCTGGTCTTGTCCTGAGCGTCCGCTCCGACACCTTAGACACGGCAAATGCTTGAAAGGAACCCGGCATGACTTCTTCCGAGACAGTTGACGACGCCGACTATGAAGTGACCAGTTCGGACGAGGTGCTGAACACAACGGTTCTGATCCCGGACGAGAGTGCGTCGGATGAAACGACGGAAACGAAGGACAACAGCAGTTTTCTC carries:
- a CDS encoding DUF4150 domain-containing protein; this translates as MFVNNQLGCMSLGLMDVCNTYVGTATVPTPYVNIAVSSVAVPNAVTVLVGGGFAHNLLTTTTVTSGDETGAMLGVASGTIVGPSTHVTSSVNVFMGVSPATRLTDTTIQNSTNSAGMTLTPAQFTCLVLS